One window of the Labilibaculum sp. genome contains the following:
- a CDS encoding PorP/SprF family type IX secretion system membrane protein, which translates to MRGKIILLVFIVVSFHLKAQKIPLVNYTESPLQYNPSAIAGLPYAKVSFYNRIQKIKSGSAFTTSLVTGVLPVLNDKKRGHLGAVGVSFMSDDLSSDDLLKEESFAVSLAYKLKVSDQLNLGLGISWNVLQRFFDNNGFTTGSQYVLGEGFSPSLAINENFQDVSDGYSSWNSGIRLEKMYRNNSLNYFVGASLANLNRPVYTSGNDQKEKLSYQYGLQFGYNLLLGNELSLLVDGDLRFQDENEWLNLGLDMRYYWKNSKGGFFKEGSIALIPRYVVDKVYALALEFSQSFYSIRVGRTITSSKINSNYMTSNEVMLSLNKNFSREKKSGFSDKIRNASGLVRKKKEEFVWDDEYWDYSTVDQHKIIDKSLKKFIDSLIERMQKHKNSIVHIHVFTDMMVNDAKNLEVSVHRAEIISDYFEQHGIAGNRVDYFGEGNSNPVVANAYGQERLKNRRIKFIIYR; encoded by the coding sequence ATGAGAGGGAAAATAATTTTATTGGTTTTTATTGTCGTGTCATTTCACCTCAAGGCTCAAAAAATACCCTTAGTTAACTATACAGAATCTCCATTGCAATACAATCCTTCAGCTATTGCCGGGTTACCGTACGCAAAAGTAAGTTTCTACAATCGCATTCAGAAAATTAAATCAGGTTCTGCTTTTACGACCTCTCTGGTTACTGGTGTTTTGCCGGTTTTAAATGATAAGAAACGAGGCCATTTGGGCGCTGTAGGGGTGTCGTTTATGTCTGATGATTTATCGTCTGATGATTTGCTGAAGGAAGAGAGTTTTGCCGTTTCATTGGCCTATAAGTTGAAAGTGTCGGATCAATTAAATTTAGGTTTGGGTATTTCCTGGAATGTGCTTCAGCGTTTTTTTGACAACAATGGTTTTACAACGGGGAGTCAGTATGTTTTAGGGGAAGGTTTTAGTCCAAGTTTAGCTATTAATGAAAATTTTCAGGATGTATCGGATGGATATTCTTCATGGAACTCCGGAATTCGACTCGAAAAAATGTATCGAAATAATAGTCTTAACTATTTTGTTGGTGCCTCACTGGCCAATTTAAATAGACCTGTTTACACTTCAGGGAACGATCAAAAAGAGAAGCTTTCTTATCAATACGGTCTTCAGTTTGGGTACAATCTTTTATTAGGGAATGAATTAAGTCTGTTAGTAGATGGTGATTTGAGATTTCAGGATGAGAATGAGTGGTTAAATCTTGGTTTGGATATGAGATATTATTGGAAGAATTCCAAGGGAGGTTTTTTTAAGGAAGGAAGTATTGCTTTAATTCCCCGGTATGTTGTTGACAAAGTTTATGCTCTTGCTTTAGAGTTTTCGCAATCTTTTTATTCAATAAGAGTTGGCCGTACCATTACATCTTCAAAAATAAATTCTAATTACATGACAAGCAATGAAGTGATGCTTTCGTTGAATAAGAATTTTAGTCGGGAAAAGAAATCCGGCTTCTCTGATAAGATAAGAAATGCAAGTGGACTTGTACGCAAAAAGAAGGAGGAGTTTGTTTGGGATGATGAGTACTGGGATTATTCAACCGTTGATCAGCACAAAATTATAGATAAGAGTTTGAAGAAGTTTATTGACTCTTTGATTGAACGGATGCAAAAGCATAAAAACTCAATTGTTCATATACATGTTTTTACCGATATGATGGTAAATGATGCGAAGAATCTGGAAGTATCTGTTCATAGGGCTGAAATTATTTCCGATTATTTCGAGCAGCATGGAATTGCAGGAAACAGAGTGGATTATTTTGGGGAAGGAAACTCAAATCCAGTTGTAGCCAACGCATATGGTCAGGAAAGATTAAAGAACAGACGAATCAAATTTATTATTTATCGGTAA